Proteins encoded in a region of the Syngnathus typhle isolate RoL2023-S1 ecotype Sweden linkage group LG20, RoL_Styp_1.0, whole genome shotgun sequence genome:
- the LOC133144833 gene encoding claspin isoform X2 has product MTLVLSQQLAEGFSAVTPTETESDSDSGMGSPADEILPETTNNREERPDSDEEEDIQVRRKPRCNAIRDSDSEEEGVPEVEALVIAMSEEEVETDEEQKVKKTRKRISAVGDSESEQEEDEQQHTKKGGKTTKDSKKRERSQRHRDKKEKHSKNVEKLKKKERFSDLNEGAPFPGILNDSGCLLSNTDLFDTGINDESDEEESLDSIRAAVKQKMKKVPFLDEEEEGDELQKPQRVERKAARASKEAMKQLHSESQRLIRESELGLPYHIPEPKTISQFFKKRARPEGPAMALLKSRRYSAVMLEKPAPPPPPANPASEEQDSETFSQLKTLPEPAAKSSPQEEESSSQPQETATENLEPDQESAPMLYLSESLQETITTDSLVKPISEVDGNPTEAPVDVQQAAAVEPTKPKMDKLARLKELGLDPPPVAKLRANEGAFVLFDPAPQKPGVEALKKRYLRHIHAPVRPQGEHTLQLNIVRKDTTPSGKEELIAESVTVTVKEGQEEPAPTKPGEKLLTLKQRLQLAMAQRRQEERVRKAELNRLDNEECGEEEEEAEMTDEDEEGLDDLLGGEDGEEEEEEEDGSVALNCPPVTPDIINTDGTLILFPGNSSSRTGDGGRRSGVGQYGASKLEEDDSLSLMKDISHNSSFELAGSMITSYQPVNHQRIGRGANNSNSSSVFRSPSPCLFRPSILSSASKSSGKLSEPSLCLPVEDSQDLYAPPSPVDSEPTDEVARPGGLGGDSDGRFSLEDDTHSQLLDADGFLNVGPRPGAVRSHKRKLILDSMDENAMDANMGELLGMCSGGFGRAPSGEEAPVAGEELLGLCSGAFPTTQAGEETQTDKSEQREQDEDLENSMDRLLELCSGKFPSSGSSFMGSPAQDSKKTPQDEDEEELEEEDCDFRLLSDVEDEEGDEETDEEEENNEVEEEELNGVFAPKPSRKKKKKKMRLTDYVDSEAELSGSDEGSGDEDDDGESEYEEEELLEELPSDEELHDQVNKIHMKQVMDDDKRRLRLYQERYLADGDLHSDGPGRARRFRWKNIDDYFNADGTEAEGEEEHEGDDDIDQIEIQRRKERLEREQWLREQSQQKDKKVTDLDEDIGEEDSRFMKLAKKVTAKSLQKKELPVAPPPQKTSTTLNPFLRLSQAKRGSLLSQPQSVLQKLASISEGNPLAPRNSRGFLFQTLSPEKDGEDCQNQMTKRRGNLGAVNPAAKRVCRQDVSAGNAKTPQRSIFSFLDH; this is encoded by the exons ATGACCTTGGTCCTTTCTCAACAACTG GCTGAAGGTTTCTCGGCCGTGACCCCTACAGAGACAGAAAGCGATTCAGACAGTGGAATGGGCTCTCCAGCTGATGAAATCTTACCAGAGACAACCAACAATAGAGAGGAGCGTCCAG actCTGACGAGGAAGAAGACATTCAAGTTCGTCGAAAGCCTCGCTGTAATGCCATCAGAGACAGCGACAGCGAAGAGGAAGGGGTGCCTGAGGTGGAAGCATTAGTCATAGCTATGAgtgaggaggaggtggaaacAGATGAGGAACAAAAGGTTAAAAAGACCAGAAAGAGGATTTCTGCTGTCGGAGACAGCGAATCGGAGCAAGAAGAGGATGAGCAGCAGCACACTAAGAAGGGCGGCAAAACTACAAAAGATTCCAAAAAGAGGGAGAGGAGTCAAAGGCATCGTGACAAAAAGGAGAAACATagtaaaaatgtagaaaaattgaaaaagaaagagagattCTCTGACTTGAACGAA GGTGCACCGTTCCCCGGCATTCTAAATGACAGCGGCTGCTTGTTGAGCAACACGGATCTCTTCGACACCGGTATCAACGATGAGTCGGACGAGGAAGAGTCACTCGATTCAATCCGAGCAGCtgtcaaacaaaaaatgaaaaag GTACCATTCCtggatgaagaagaggaaggagaTGAGTTGCAAAAGCCCCAGCGTGTA GAGAGAAAAGCTGCACGTGCAAGTAAAGAGGCAATGAAGCAGCTCCACAGTGAGTCTCAGAGGCTGATCAGAG AGTCAGAACTCGGCCTTCCATATCACATCCCGGAGCCAAAGACCATTAGCCAATTTTTTAAGAAGAGAGCCAGGCCTGAGGGACCTGCCATGGCTCTGTTGAA GTCCAGACGGTATTCTGCAGTAATGTTGGAGAaaccagcaccaccaccacctccagcCAACCCCGCCAGTGAAGAACAGGATTCCGAGACGTTCTCTCAGCTCAAAACATTACCAGAACCTGCTGCTAAATCTTCGCCGCAGGAGGAAGAAAGCTCCAGTCAACCACAAGAGACGGCTACCGAGAACTTGGAACCCGACCAGGAATCGGCCCCGATGCTTTATCTCTCTGAGAGTTTGCAGGAGACGATTACAACTGATTCTTTAGTGAAACCGATATCTGAAGTTGATGGGAACCCGACTGAAGCTCCGGTTGATGTCCAGCAAGCAGCTGCAGTTGAGCCCACCAAGCCCAAAATGGACAAACTAGCCCGACTAAAAGAGCTCGGACTGGACCCGCCGCCTGTCGCTAAACTGCGTGCCAATGAAGGAGCTTTTGTTCTCTTTGACCCAGCACCACAAAAGCCAG GCGTGGAGGCTCTGAAGAAGCGGTACCTTCGTCACATCCACGCGCCGGTCCGGCCGCAAGGAGAGCACACGCTGCAGCTCAACATCGTCCGTAAAGACACAACCCCGTCCGGCAAGGAGGAGTTGATCGCCGAGTCCGTCACGGTCACCGTTAAAGAAGGACAAGAGGAGCCAGCGCCGACCAAACCTG GGGAGAAGCTGTTGACCCTGAAGCAGCGACTGCAGCTCGCCATGGCGCAGCGGAGACAAGAAGAGCGAGTACGCAAGGCCGAGCTGAATCGCCTGGATAATGAAGAgtgcggagaggaagaggaggaggcagaaATGACTGATGAAGACGAAGAG GGTTTGGATGACTTATTGGGAGGCGAAGAtggcgaagaggaggaggaggaggaagatggcagcGTGGCATTGAATTGCCCGCCAGTCACTCCAGACATAATTAACACTGATGGAACACTCATACTGTTCCCCGGCAACTCCAGTTCTCGTACCGG tGATGGCGGAAGGCGATCTGGTGTCGGACAATACGGCGCTAGTAAACTCG AAGAGGACGACTCACTGTCTCTGATGAAGGACATCAGCCACAACAGCAGCTTTGAGCTGGCCGGATCCATGATCACGTCCTACCAGCCGGTCAACCATCAGCGCATCGGGAGAGGCGCGAACAACTCCAACTCCAGCTCCGTCTTCCGTTCACCTTCTCCGTGTCTTTTCCGGCCCAGCATCCTCAGCTCTGCTTCCAAG AGCTCCGGAAAACTGTCGGAGCCTTCGCTGTGCCTTCCGGTTGAGGACTCCCAAGATCTGTACGCCCCTCCTTCACCGGTGGACTCTGAGCCCACCGACGAAGTCGCCAGACCCGGCGGTCTCGGCGGAGATTCTGATGGTCGCTTCTCTCTAGAGGACGACACCCACTCCCAGTTACTCGACGCCGACGGCTTCCTCAATGTGGGTCCGCGACCCGGTGCCGTCCGCTCGCACAAGAGAAAATTAATCCTGGACAGCATGGACGAAAACGCAATGGACGCCAACATGGGGGAGCTTTTAGGAATGTGCTCCGGGGGGTTCGGGAGGGCGCCGAGCGGCGAAGAGGCGCCAGTCGCCGGTGAAGAACTTCTCGGACTATGCTCGGGAGCATTTCCAACAACGCAGGCAGGGGAGGAGACTCAAACTGATAAGAGCGAGCAGCGAGAACAGGATGAAGATTTGGAAAACAGCATGGATCGATTACTCGAGCTTTGTTCTGGCAAATTTCCGAGCTCag GTTCTTCCTTCATGGGTTCACCAGCACAAGACAG TAAGAAGACACCGCAggatgaggacgaggaggagttggaagaagagGACTGTGACTTTCGGCTTCTGTCAGACGTG GAAGACGAAGAAGGGGATGAGGAAACAGATGAAGAGGAAGAGAATAATGAGGTAGAAGAGGAGGAGTTGAATGGAGTGTTTGCACCCAAGCCCAGTcgcaagaaaaagaagaaaaaaat GCGCCTGACCGACTACGTGGACTCCGAAGCCGAACTGTCGGGCAGCGACGAGGGCAGCGGCGATGAAGATGATGACGGAGAAAGCGAGTATGAGGAAGAGGAGCTTCTGGAGGAGCTTCCGTCTGATGAAGAGCTGCATGACCAGGTCAACAAGATCCACAT GAAGCAAGTCATGGATGATGACAAGCGCCGCTTGAGGCTGTACCAGGAACGCTACCTCGCCGATGGTGATTTGCATTCCGATGGCCCCGGAAGAGCTCGCCGCTTCCGTTGGAAAAATATAG ATGATTACTTCAACGCAGACGGGACTGAAGCTGAGGGTGAGGAGGAGCATGAGGGTGATGATGATATCGATCAGATTGAAATCCAGAGGAGGAAAGAGAGACTGGAAAGGGAACAGTGGCTCAGAGAACAG TCCCAACAGAAAGACAAGAAAGTGACCGATTTGGATGAGGACATTGGAGAGGAAGATAGTCGGTTCATGAAATTGGCAAAGAAGGTGACGGCTAAAAGTTTGCAGAAGAAAg AACTTCCTGTTGCACCACCGCCACAGAAGACATCCACAACTCTCAATCCATTCCTGCGACTCTCACAG GCTAAAAGAGGTTCCCTGCTGAGTCAGCCTCAGTCTGTCCTTCAAAAATTGGCGTCCATATCCGAAGGAAACCCACTGGCACCCAGAAACAGCCGGGGGTTCCTCTTTCAGACGTTGTCTCCAGAGAAGGATGGAGAAGATTGTCAGAATCAA ATGACAAAGAGGAGGGGGAACTTGGGAGCGGTCAACCCGGCCGCCAAGAGGGTCTGCAGGCAGGACGTGTCCGCCGGAAACGCAAAAACACCCCAGAGAAGCATTTTTAGCTTCTTGGACCACTGA
- the LOC133144833 gene encoding claspin isoform X1 produces the protein MTLVLSQQLAEGFSAVTPTETESDSDSGMGSPADEILPETTNNREERPDSDEEEDIQVRRKPRCNAIRDSDSEEEGVPEVEALVIAMSEEEVETDEEQKVKKTRKRISAVGDSESEQEEDEQQHTKKGGKTTKDSKKRERSQRHRDKKEKHSKNVEKLKKKERFSDLNEGAPFPGILNDSGCLLSNTDLFDTGINDESDEEESLDSIRAAVKQKMKKVPFLDEEEEGDELQKPQRVERKAARASKEAMKQLHSESQRLIRESELGLPYHIPEPKTISQFFKKRARPEGPAMALLKSRRYSAVMLEKPAPPPPPANPASEEQDSETFSQLKTLPEPAAKSSPQEEESSSQPQETATENLEPDQESAPMLYLSESLQETITTDSLVKPISEVDGNPTEAPVDVQQAAAVEPTKPKMDKLARLKELGLDPPPVAKLRANEGAFVLFDPAPQKPGVEALKKRYLRHIHAPVRPQGEHTLQLNIVRKDTTPSGKEELIAESVTVTVKEGQEEPAPTKPGEKLLTLKQRLQLAMAQRRQEERVRKAELNRLDNEECGEEEEEAEMTDEDEEGLDDLLGGEDGEEEEEEEDGSVALNCPPVTPDIINTDGTLILFPGNSSSRTGDGGRRSGVGQYGASKLEEDDSLSLMKDISHNSSFELAGSMITSYQPVNHQRIGRGANNSNSSSVFRSPSPCLFRPSILSSASKSSGKLSEPSLCLPVEDSQDLYAPPSPVDSEPTDEVARPGGLGGDSDGRFSLEDDTHSQLLDADGFLNVGPRPGAVRSHKRKLILDSMDENAMDANMGELLGMCSGGFGRAPSGEEAPVAGEELLGLCSGAFPTTQAGEETQTDKSEQREQDEDLENSMDRLLELCSGKFPSSGSSFMGSPAQDSSKKTPQDEDEEELEEEDCDFRLLSDVEDEEGDEETDEEEENNEVEEEELNGVFAPKPSRKKKKKKMRLTDYVDSEAELSGSDEGSGDEDDDGESEYEEEELLEELPSDEELHDQVNKIHMKQVMDDDKRRLRLYQERYLADGDLHSDGPGRARRFRWKNIDDYFNADGTEAEGEEEHEGDDDIDQIEIQRRKERLEREQWLREQSQQKDKKVTDLDEDIGEEDSRFMKLAKKVTAKSLQKKELPVAPPPQKTSTTLNPFLRLSQAKRGSLLSQPQSVLQKLASISEGNPLAPRNSRGFLFQTLSPEKDGEDCQNQMTKRRGNLGAVNPAAKRVCRQDVSAGNAKTPQRSIFSFLDH, from the exons ATGACCTTGGTCCTTTCTCAACAACTG GCTGAAGGTTTCTCGGCCGTGACCCCTACAGAGACAGAAAGCGATTCAGACAGTGGAATGGGCTCTCCAGCTGATGAAATCTTACCAGAGACAACCAACAATAGAGAGGAGCGTCCAG actCTGACGAGGAAGAAGACATTCAAGTTCGTCGAAAGCCTCGCTGTAATGCCATCAGAGACAGCGACAGCGAAGAGGAAGGGGTGCCTGAGGTGGAAGCATTAGTCATAGCTATGAgtgaggaggaggtggaaacAGATGAGGAACAAAAGGTTAAAAAGACCAGAAAGAGGATTTCTGCTGTCGGAGACAGCGAATCGGAGCAAGAAGAGGATGAGCAGCAGCACACTAAGAAGGGCGGCAAAACTACAAAAGATTCCAAAAAGAGGGAGAGGAGTCAAAGGCATCGTGACAAAAAGGAGAAACATagtaaaaatgtagaaaaattgaaaaagaaagagagattCTCTGACTTGAACGAA GGTGCACCGTTCCCCGGCATTCTAAATGACAGCGGCTGCTTGTTGAGCAACACGGATCTCTTCGACACCGGTATCAACGATGAGTCGGACGAGGAAGAGTCACTCGATTCAATCCGAGCAGCtgtcaaacaaaaaatgaaaaag GTACCATTCCtggatgaagaagaggaaggagaTGAGTTGCAAAAGCCCCAGCGTGTA GAGAGAAAAGCTGCACGTGCAAGTAAAGAGGCAATGAAGCAGCTCCACAGTGAGTCTCAGAGGCTGATCAGAG AGTCAGAACTCGGCCTTCCATATCACATCCCGGAGCCAAAGACCATTAGCCAATTTTTTAAGAAGAGAGCCAGGCCTGAGGGACCTGCCATGGCTCTGTTGAA GTCCAGACGGTATTCTGCAGTAATGTTGGAGAaaccagcaccaccaccacctccagcCAACCCCGCCAGTGAAGAACAGGATTCCGAGACGTTCTCTCAGCTCAAAACATTACCAGAACCTGCTGCTAAATCTTCGCCGCAGGAGGAAGAAAGCTCCAGTCAACCACAAGAGACGGCTACCGAGAACTTGGAACCCGACCAGGAATCGGCCCCGATGCTTTATCTCTCTGAGAGTTTGCAGGAGACGATTACAACTGATTCTTTAGTGAAACCGATATCTGAAGTTGATGGGAACCCGACTGAAGCTCCGGTTGATGTCCAGCAAGCAGCTGCAGTTGAGCCCACCAAGCCCAAAATGGACAAACTAGCCCGACTAAAAGAGCTCGGACTGGACCCGCCGCCTGTCGCTAAACTGCGTGCCAATGAAGGAGCTTTTGTTCTCTTTGACCCAGCACCACAAAAGCCAG GCGTGGAGGCTCTGAAGAAGCGGTACCTTCGTCACATCCACGCGCCGGTCCGGCCGCAAGGAGAGCACACGCTGCAGCTCAACATCGTCCGTAAAGACACAACCCCGTCCGGCAAGGAGGAGTTGATCGCCGAGTCCGTCACGGTCACCGTTAAAGAAGGACAAGAGGAGCCAGCGCCGACCAAACCTG GGGAGAAGCTGTTGACCCTGAAGCAGCGACTGCAGCTCGCCATGGCGCAGCGGAGACAAGAAGAGCGAGTACGCAAGGCCGAGCTGAATCGCCTGGATAATGAAGAgtgcggagaggaagaggaggaggcagaaATGACTGATGAAGACGAAGAG GGTTTGGATGACTTATTGGGAGGCGAAGAtggcgaagaggaggaggaggaggaagatggcagcGTGGCATTGAATTGCCCGCCAGTCACTCCAGACATAATTAACACTGATGGAACACTCATACTGTTCCCCGGCAACTCCAGTTCTCGTACCGG tGATGGCGGAAGGCGATCTGGTGTCGGACAATACGGCGCTAGTAAACTCG AAGAGGACGACTCACTGTCTCTGATGAAGGACATCAGCCACAACAGCAGCTTTGAGCTGGCCGGATCCATGATCACGTCCTACCAGCCGGTCAACCATCAGCGCATCGGGAGAGGCGCGAACAACTCCAACTCCAGCTCCGTCTTCCGTTCACCTTCTCCGTGTCTTTTCCGGCCCAGCATCCTCAGCTCTGCTTCCAAG AGCTCCGGAAAACTGTCGGAGCCTTCGCTGTGCCTTCCGGTTGAGGACTCCCAAGATCTGTACGCCCCTCCTTCACCGGTGGACTCTGAGCCCACCGACGAAGTCGCCAGACCCGGCGGTCTCGGCGGAGATTCTGATGGTCGCTTCTCTCTAGAGGACGACACCCACTCCCAGTTACTCGACGCCGACGGCTTCCTCAATGTGGGTCCGCGACCCGGTGCCGTCCGCTCGCACAAGAGAAAATTAATCCTGGACAGCATGGACGAAAACGCAATGGACGCCAACATGGGGGAGCTTTTAGGAATGTGCTCCGGGGGGTTCGGGAGGGCGCCGAGCGGCGAAGAGGCGCCAGTCGCCGGTGAAGAACTTCTCGGACTATGCTCGGGAGCATTTCCAACAACGCAGGCAGGGGAGGAGACTCAAACTGATAAGAGCGAGCAGCGAGAACAGGATGAAGATTTGGAAAACAGCATGGATCGATTACTCGAGCTTTGTTCTGGCAAATTTCCGAGCTCag GTTCTTCCTTCATGGGTTCACCAGCACAAGACAG CAGTAAGAAGACACCGCAggatgaggacgaggaggagttggaagaagagGACTGTGACTTTCGGCTTCTGTCAGACGTG GAAGACGAAGAAGGGGATGAGGAAACAGATGAAGAGGAAGAGAATAATGAGGTAGAAGAGGAGGAGTTGAATGGAGTGTTTGCACCCAAGCCCAGTcgcaagaaaaagaagaaaaaaat GCGCCTGACCGACTACGTGGACTCCGAAGCCGAACTGTCGGGCAGCGACGAGGGCAGCGGCGATGAAGATGATGACGGAGAAAGCGAGTATGAGGAAGAGGAGCTTCTGGAGGAGCTTCCGTCTGATGAAGAGCTGCATGACCAGGTCAACAAGATCCACAT GAAGCAAGTCATGGATGATGACAAGCGCCGCTTGAGGCTGTACCAGGAACGCTACCTCGCCGATGGTGATTTGCATTCCGATGGCCCCGGAAGAGCTCGCCGCTTCCGTTGGAAAAATATAG ATGATTACTTCAACGCAGACGGGACTGAAGCTGAGGGTGAGGAGGAGCATGAGGGTGATGATGATATCGATCAGATTGAAATCCAGAGGAGGAAAGAGAGACTGGAAAGGGAACAGTGGCTCAGAGAACAG TCCCAACAGAAAGACAAGAAAGTGACCGATTTGGATGAGGACATTGGAGAGGAAGATAGTCGGTTCATGAAATTGGCAAAGAAGGTGACGGCTAAAAGTTTGCAGAAGAAAg AACTTCCTGTTGCACCACCGCCACAGAAGACATCCACAACTCTCAATCCATTCCTGCGACTCTCACAG GCTAAAAGAGGTTCCCTGCTGAGTCAGCCTCAGTCTGTCCTTCAAAAATTGGCGTCCATATCCGAAGGAAACCCACTGGCACCCAGAAACAGCCGGGGGTTCCTCTTTCAGACGTTGTCTCCAGAGAAGGATGGAGAAGATTGTCAGAATCAA ATGACAAAGAGGAGGGGGAACTTGGGAGCGGTCAACCCGGCCGCCAAGAGGGTCTGCAGGCAGGACGTGTCCGCCGGAAACGCAAAAACACCCCAGAGAAGCATTTTTAGCTTCTTGGACCACTGA